From a single Piliocolobus tephrosceles isolate RC106 chromosome 21, ASM277652v3, whole genome shotgun sequence genomic region:
- the LOC111521178 gene encoding succinate dehydrogenase cytochrome b560 subunit, mitochondrial isoform X2, which yields MAALLLRHIGRHCLRTHFSPQLCIRNAVPLGTTAKEEMEQFWNKNIGSNRPVSPHVTIYSWSLPMAMSICHRGTGIALSAGVSPRKRPEGSPAIPVWSGCPGSYCVVLYGAGSHVKNGGSQHHLLTPYYIYPSFCFSFLSPAWEKFSLFV from the exons ATGGCTGCGCTCTTGCTGAGACATATTGGTCGTCATTGCCTCCGAACCCACTTTAGCCCTCAACTCTGTATCAGAAATGCTGTTCCTTTGGGAACCACGGCCAAAGAAGAGATGGAGCAGTTCTGGAATAAGAATATAGGTTCAAACCGTCCTGTATCTCCCCACGTCACTATCTACAGTTGGTCTCTTCCCATGGCAATGTCCATCTGCCACCGTGGCACTGGTATTGCTTTGAGTGCAGGGGTCTCTC CTAGGAAAAGGCCTGAAGGTTCCCCAGCTATACCAGTCTGGAGTGGTTGTCCTGGTTCTTACTGTGTTGTCCTCTATGGGGCTGGCAGCCATGTGAAGAATGGAGGTTCCCAGCATCATCTTCTTACACCTTATTACATTTAtccatctttctgtttttcattcttatctccagcctgggaaaagtTCTCCTTATTTGTTTAG
- the LOC111521178 gene encoding succinate dehydrogenase cytochrome b560 subunit, mitochondrial isoform X1 — protein MAALLLRHIGRHCLRTHFSPQLCIRNAVPLGTTAKEEMEQFWNKNIGSNRPVSPHVTIYSWSLPMAMSICHRGTGIALSAGVSLFGMSALLLPGNFESYLELVKSLCLGPALIHTAKFALVFPLMYHTWNGIRHLVWDLGKGLKVPQLYQSGVVVLVLTVLSSMGLAAM, from the coding sequence ATGGCTGCGCTCTTGCTGAGACATATTGGTCGTCATTGCCTCCGAACCCACTTTAGCCCTCAACTCTGTATCAGAAATGCTGTTCCTTTGGGAACCACGGCCAAAGAAGAGATGGAGCAGTTCTGGAATAAGAATATAGGTTCAAACCGTCCTGTATCTCCCCACGTCACTATCTACAGTTGGTCTCTTCCCATGGCAATGTCCATCTGCCACCGTGGCACTGGTATTGCTTTGAGTGCAGGGGTCTCTCTTTTTGGCATGTCGGCCCTGTTACTCCCTGGGAACTTTGAGTCTTATTTGGAACTCGTGAAGTCCCTGTGTCTGGGGCCAGCACTGATCCACACAGCTAAGTTTGCACTCGTCTTCCCTCTCATGTATCATACCTGGAATGGGATCCGACACTTGGTGTGGGATCTAGGAAAAGGCCTGAAGGTTCCCCAGCTATACCAGTCTGGAGTGGTTGTCCTGGTTCTTACTGTGTTGTCCTCTATGGGGCTGGCAGCCATGTGA
- the LOC111521177 gene encoding paternally-expressed gene 3 protein isoform X2: protein MYQPEDDNSSDVTSDDDMAQNRGESSPPHSVHSFSDRDWDRRGRSRDMEPRDRWSYTRNPRSRLPQRDLSLPVMAKTSFEMERDDDRDSRAYESRSQDAESYQNVVDLTEDRKPHNTIQDNMENYRKLLSLVQLAEDDGHSHMTQGHSSRSKRSAYPSTSRGLKTMPEAKKSTHRRGICEDESSHGVIMEKFIKDVSRNSKSGRARESSDQSQRFPRMSDANWKDVSLHKRESVIQQRVYEGNAFRGGFRFNSTLVSRKRVLERKRRYHFDTDGKGSIHDQKGCPRKKPFECGSEVRKAVSMSNLSSLSSPSFTESQPIDFGAMPYVCDECGRSFSVISEFVEHQIMHTRENLYEYGESFIHSVAVSEVQKSQVGGKRFECKDCGETFNKSAALAEHRKIHAREYLVECKNQECEEAFMPSPTFSELQKMYGKDKFYECRVCKETFLHSSALIEHQKVHFGDDKDNERERERERGETFRPSPTLNEFQKMYGKEKMYECKVCGETFLHSSSLKEHQKIHTRGNPFENKGKICEETFIPGQSLKRRQKTYNKEKLYDFTDGRDAFMQSSELSEHQKIHSRKNLFEGRGYEKSVIHSGPFTESQKSHTITRPPESDEDEKAFTISSNPYENQKIPTKENVYERKSYERSVIHSLASVEAQKSHSVAGPSKPKVTAESAIQSFDAINHQRVRAGGNTSEGREYSRSVIHSLVTSKPPRSYSGNELVESNEKGEFSIYVSDLNDKRQKIPARENPCEGSSKNHNYEESVIQSVSHARPQKSVPGEGSGEFKKDGEFSVPTSNVREYQKARAKKKYIEHRSNETSVIHSLPFGEQTFRPRGMLYECQECGECFAHISDLTEHQKIHDREKPSGSRNYEWSVIRSLAPTDPQTSYAQEQYAKEQAWNKFKEFRQFFATSKDPNTHQKIYDQEKSHGEESQGEKTRGEETHGEETMEDPVIQGSDMEDPQKDDPFIDDTIYECEDCGLGFVDLTDLTDHQKVHSRKCLVDSREYTHSVIHTHSISEYQRDYTGEQLYECPKCGESFIHSSFLFEHQRIHEQDQLYSMKGCDDGFIALLPMKPRRNRAAERNPALAGSAIRCLLCGQGFIHSSALNEHMRLHREDDLLEQSQMAEEAIIPGLALTEFQRSQTEERLFECAVCGESFVNPAELADHVTVHKNEPYEYGSSYTHTSFLTEPLKGAIPFYECKDCGKSFIHSTVLTKHKELHLEEEDDDDDEAAAAAAAAQEAEANVHVPQVVLRIQGSNVEAAEPEVEAAEPEVEAAEPEVEAAEPNGEAEGPDGEAAEPNGEAEQPNGEAEQPNGDADEPDGAGIEDPEERAEEPEGNAEEPEGDADEPDGVGIEDPEEAEDQEIQVEEPYYDCHECTETFTSSTAFGEHLKTHASMIIFEPANAFGECSGYIERASTSTGGANQADEKYFKCDICGQLFSDRLSLARHQNTHTG from the exons GATGCTGAATCATACCAAAATGTGGTAGACCTCACTGAGGACAGGAAACCTCACAACACAATCCAGGACAACATGGAAAACTACAGGAAGCTGCTCTCCCTGG TGCAGCTTGCTGAAGACGATGGCCACTCCCACATGACGCAGGGCCACTCATCAAGATCCAAGAGAAGTGCCTACCCAAGCACCAGTCGAG GTCTAAAAACTATGCCTGAAGCCAAAAAATCAACCCACCGGCGGGGGATTTGTGAAGATGAATCTTCCCACGGAGTGATAATGGAAAAATTCATCAAGGATGTGTCGCGCAATTCCAAATCGGGAAGAGCAAGGGAGTCAAGCGACCAGTCACAGAGATTCCCCAGAATGTCAGATGCTAACTGGAAGGACGTTTCATTGCACAAGAGGGAGTCAGTGATCCAGCAGAGGGTTTATGAAGGGAATGCATTTAGGGGAGGCTTTAGGTTTAATTCAACCCTTGTTTCCAGAAAGAGAGTTCTGGAAAGAAAGAGGCGCTATCATTTTGACACGGATGGGAAGGGCTCAATTCATGATCAAAAAGGCTGTCCCAGGAAGAAGCCCTTTGAATGTGGTAGTGAGGTGAGAAAAGCTGTGAGCATGAGCAACCTGAGCAGCCTCAGCTCCCCGTCCTTTACCGAGTCGCAGCCAATTGATTTTGGGGCAATGCCATATGTATGTGATGAGTGTGGGAGGTCGTTCAGTGTCATCTCAGAATTTGTTGAGCACCAGATCATGCATACTAGAGAGAACCTCTATGAGTATGGTGAGTCCTTTATTCACAGTGTGGCTGTCAGTGAAGTTCAGAAAAGTCAGGTTGGAGGGAAACGTTTTGAATGTAAGGACTGTGGAGAGACCTTCAATAAGAGTGCCGCCTTGGCTGAACATCGGAAAATTCATGCTAGAGAATATCTTGTGGAATGTAAGAATCAGGAGTGTGAGGAGGCCTTCATGCCTAGCCCAACCTTTAGTGAGCTTCAGAAAATGTATGGGAAAGACAAATTCTATGAGTGCAGGGTGTGTAAGGAAACCTTCCTTCATAGTTCTGCCCTGATTGAGCACCAGAAAGTCCACTTTGGGGATGACAAAGATAATGAACGTGAACGTGAACGTGAGCGCGGGGAAACCTTTAGGCCCAGCCCAACCCTTAATGAGTTTCAGAAAATGTATGGTAAAGAGAAAATGTACGAATGTAAGGTGTGTGGGGAGACTTTCCTTCATAGCTCATCCCTGAAAGAACATCAGAAAATCCATACTAGAGGGAACCCGTTTGAAAATAAGGGTAAAATATGTGAGGAAACCTTTATTCCTGGTCAGTCCCTTAAAAGGCGTCAGAAGACTTACAATAAGGAGAAGCTCTATGACTTTACAGATGGCCGGGATGCCTTCATGCAAAGCTCAGAGCTCAGTGAGCATCAGAAAATTCATTCTCGAAAGAACCTCTTTGAAGGCAGAGGGTATGAGAAGTCTGTCATTCATAGTGGACCCTTCACTGAATCTCAGAAGAGTCATACTATAACACGACCTCCCGAAAGTGATGAGGACGAGAAGGCATTCACCATTAGCTCAAACCCCTATGAAAACCAGAAGATTCCCACTAAGGAAAATGTCTATGAGAGGAAATCATATGAGAGGTCTGTTATTCATAGCTTAGCCTCTGTGGAAGCTCAGAAAAGTCACAGTGTAGCGGGGCCCAGTAAACCAAAAGTAACAGCAGAGTCTGCCATTCAGAGCTTCGATGCTATCAACCATCAGAGAGTTCGTGCTGGAGGGAACACCTCTGAAGGAAGGGAATACAGTAGGTCTGTTATCCATAGCTTAGTGACTTCCAAACCTCCAAGAAGTTACAGTGGAAATGAATTGGTGGAATCTAATGAGAAGGGAGAATTCTCCATTTATGTCTCAGACCTTAATGATAAGCGACAGAAGATTCCTGCCAGAGAGAACCCTTGTGAAGGGAGCAGTAAGAATCACAACTATGAAGAGTCTGTCATACAGAGTGTATCCCATGCCAGACCTCAGAAAAGTGTTCCTGGAGAGGGATCTGGTGAATTTAAGAAGGATGGTGAATTCTCTGTTCCCACCTCAAATGTCCGTGAATACCAGAAGGCTcgtgctaaaaagaaatacattgagCATAGGAGCAATGAGACCTCTGTAATTCACTCTCTACCTTTTGGTGAACAAACATTTCGCCCTCGAGGGATGCTCTATGAATGTCAGGAGTGTGGGGAGTGCTTTGCGCATATCTCTGACCTCACTGAGCACCAGAAGATTCATGATAGAGAGAAGCCCTCTGGAAGCAGAAACTACGAATGGTCTGTCATTCGCAGCCTGGCCCCTACTGACCCTCAAACAAGTTATGCCCAAGAGCAGTATGCTAAAGAGCAAGCGTGGAACAAATTTAAGGAATTCAGACAATTTTTTGCTACCAGCAAAGACCCGAACACACACCAGAAAATCTATGACCAAGAGAAGTCTCATGGCGAGGAGTCTCAAGGTGAGAAGACCCGTGGGGAGGAGACCCACGGCGAGGAGACAATGGAAGACCCTGTCATTCAAGGCTCAGACATGGAAGACCCGCAGAAGGATGACCCATTCATAGATGACACAATCTATGAATGTGAGGACTGTGGCCTGGGCTTTGTGGATCTCACAGACCTCACAGACCATCAGAAAGTCCACAGCAGGAAGTGCCTGGTTGACAGTCGGGAGTACACACATTCTGTAATTCACACCCATTCCATCAGCGAGTATCAGAGAGATTACACTGGAGAGCAGCTGTATGAATGTCCAAAGTGTGGGGAATCTTTTATTCATAGCTCATTCCTTTTCGAGCATCAGAGAATCCATGAACAAGACCAGTTGTATTCCATGAAGGGGTGTGATGATGGTTTTATTGCCCTCTTGCCCATGAAGCCACGGAGGAATCGTGCCGCAGAGAGGAATCCTGCTCTTGCTGGGTCGGCCATTCGATGCCTTTTGTGTGGACAAGGCTTCATTCATAGCTCTGCCCTTAATGAGCATATGAGACTTCACAGGGAAGATGATTTACTGGAGCAGAGCCAGATGGCTGAGGAAGCTATCATTCCAGGCTTAGCCCTCACTGAGTTTCAGAGAAGTCAGACCGAAGAGAGACTCTTTGAATGTGCAGTCTGTGGAGAATCTTTCGTCAACCCAGCAGAACTTGCAGATCATGTAACTGTTCATAAGAATGAGCCTTATGAGTATGGGTCCTCCTATACTCACACCTCATTTCTTACTGAGCCCCTCAAAGGAGCTATACCATTCTATGAATGCAAGGATTGTGGTAAGTCCTTTATTCATAGCACAGTCCTCACTAAACATAAGGAGCTTCATCTGgaggaagaagatgatgatgatgatgaagcagcagctgcagcagcagcagcccaggAAGCTGAAGCCAATGTCCATGTTCCACAAGTAGTTCTGAGGATTCAGGGGTCAAATGTAGAGGCTGCTGAGCCAGAAGTGGAGGCTGCCGAGCCAGAAGTGGAGGCTGCTGAGCCAGAGGTGGAGGCGGCTGAGCCAAATGGAGAGGCTGAAGGCCCAGATGGAGAGGCTGCAGAGCCCAATGGAGAGGCTGAACAGCCGAATGGAGAGGCCGAGCAGCCAAATGGGGATGCCGATGAGCCAGATGGTGCAGGGATTGAAGACCCAGAAGAAAGAGCTGAAGAACCAGAGGGAAATGCTGAAGAGCCAGAGGGAGATGCCGACGAGCCTGACGGTGTGGGAATTGAAGACCCAGAAGAAGCTGAAGATCAAGAGATTCAGGTGGAAGAACCATACTATGATTGCCATGAATGCACAGAAACCTTCACTTCCAGCACAGCATTCGGCGAGCACCTGAAAACTCATGCCAGCATGATCATATTTGAGCCTGCAAATGCCTTTGGGGAGTGCTCAGGCTACATCGAACGTGCCAGCACCAGCACAGGTGGTGCCAATCAAGCTGATGAGAAGTACTTCAAATGTGACATCTGTGGGCAGCTCTTCAGTGACCGCCTGTCCCTGGCCAGACACCAGAATACCCACACTGGCTGA
- the LOC111521177 gene encoding paternally-expressed gene 3 protein isoform X1: protein MYQPEDDNSSDVTSDDDMAQNRGESSPPHSVHSFSGDRDWDRRGRSRDMEPRDRWSYTRNPRSRLPQRDLSLPVMAKTSFEMERDDDRDSRAYESRSQDAESYQNVVDLTEDRKPHNTIQDNMENYRKLLSLGVQLAEDDGHSHMTQGHSSRSKRSAYPSTSRGLKTMPEAKKSTHRRGICEDESSHGVIMEKFIKDVSRNSKSGRARESSDQSQRFPRMSDANWKDVSLHKRESVIQQRVYEGNAFRGGFRFNSTLVSRKRVLERKRRYHFDTDGKGSIHDQKGCPRKKPFECGSEVRKAVSMSNLSSLSSPSFTESQPIDFGAMPYVCDECGRSFSVISEFVEHQIMHTRENLYEYGESFIHSVAVSEVQKSQVGGKRFECKDCGETFNKSAALAEHRKIHAREYLVECKNQECEEAFMPSPTFSELQKMYGKDKFYECRVCKETFLHSSALIEHQKVHFGDDKDNERERERERGETFRPSPTLNEFQKMYGKEKMYECKVCGETFLHSSSLKEHQKIHTRGNPFENKGKICEETFIPGQSLKRRQKTYNKEKLYDFTDGRDAFMQSSELSEHQKIHSRKNLFEGRGYEKSVIHSGPFTESQKSHTITRPPESDEDEKAFTISSNPYENQKIPTKENVYERKSYERSVIHSLASVEAQKSHSVAGPSKPKVTAESAIQSFDAINHQRVRAGGNTSEGREYSRSVIHSLVTSKPPRSYSGNELVESNEKGEFSIYVSDLNDKRQKIPARENPCEGSSKNHNYEESVIQSVSHARPQKSVPGEGSGEFKKDGEFSVPTSNVREYQKARAKKKYIEHRSNETSVIHSLPFGEQTFRPRGMLYECQECGECFAHISDLTEHQKIHDREKPSGSRNYEWSVIRSLAPTDPQTSYAQEQYAKEQAWNKFKEFRQFFATSKDPNTHQKIYDQEKSHGEESQGEKTRGEETHGEETMEDPVIQGSDMEDPQKDDPFIDDTIYECEDCGLGFVDLTDLTDHQKVHSRKCLVDSREYTHSVIHTHSISEYQRDYTGEQLYECPKCGESFIHSSFLFEHQRIHEQDQLYSMKGCDDGFIALLPMKPRRNRAAERNPALAGSAIRCLLCGQGFIHSSALNEHMRLHREDDLLEQSQMAEEAIIPGLALTEFQRSQTEERLFECAVCGESFVNPAELADHVTVHKNEPYEYGSSYTHTSFLTEPLKGAIPFYECKDCGKSFIHSTVLTKHKELHLEEEDDDDDEAAAAAAAAQEAEANVHVPQVVLRIQGSNVEAAEPEVEAAEPEVEAAEPEVEAAEPNGEAEGPDGEAAEPNGEAEQPNGEAEQPNGDADEPDGAGIEDPEERAEEPEGNAEEPEGDADEPDGVGIEDPEEAEDQEIQVEEPYYDCHECTETFTSSTAFGEHLKTHASMIIFEPANAFGECSGYIERASTSTGGANQADEKYFKCDICGQLFSDRLSLARHQNTHTG, encoded by the exons GATGCTGAATCATACCAAAATGTGGTAGACCTCACTGAGGACAGGAAACCTCACAACACAATCCAGGACAACATGGAAAACTACAGGAAGCTGCTCTCCCTGG GAGTGCAGCTTGCTGAAGACGATGGCCACTCCCACATGACGCAGGGCCACTCATCAAGATCCAAGAGAAGTGCCTACCCAAGCACCAGTCGAG GTCTAAAAACTATGCCTGAAGCCAAAAAATCAACCCACCGGCGGGGGATTTGTGAAGATGAATCTTCCCACGGAGTGATAATGGAAAAATTCATCAAGGATGTGTCGCGCAATTCCAAATCGGGAAGAGCAAGGGAGTCAAGCGACCAGTCACAGAGATTCCCCAGAATGTCAGATGCTAACTGGAAGGACGTTTCATTGCACAAGAGGGAGTCAGTGATCCAGCAGAGGGTTTATGAAGGGAATGCATTTAGGGGAGGCTTTAGGTTTAATTCAACCCTTGTTTCCAGAAAGAGAGTTCTGGAAAGAAAGAGGCGCTATCATTTTGACACGGATGGGAAGGGCTCAATTCATGATCAAAAAGGCTGTCCCAGGAAGAAGCCCTTTGAATGTGGTAGTGAGGTGAGAAAAGCTGTGAGCATGAGCAACCTGAGCAGCCTCAGCTCCCCGTCCTTTACCGAGTCGCAGCCAATTGATTTTGGGGCAATGCCATATGTATGTGATGAGTGTGGGAGGTCGTTCAGTGTCATCTCAGAATTTGTTGAGCACCAGATCATGCATACTAGAGAGAACCTCTATGAGTATGGTGAGTCCTTTATTCACAGTGTGGCTGTCAGTGAAGTTCAGAAAAGTCAGGTTGGAGGGAAACGTTTTGAATGTAAGGACTGTGGAGAGACCTTCAATAAGAGTGCCGCCTTGGCTGAACATCGGAAAATTCATGCTAGAGAATATCTTGTGGAATGTAAGAATCAGGAGTGTGAGGAGGCCTTCATGCCTAGCCCAACCTTTAGTGAGCTTCAGAAAATGTATGGGAAAGACAAATTCTATGAGTGCAGGGTGTGTAAGGAAACCTTCCTTCATAGTTCTGCCCTGATTGAGCACCAGAAAGTCCACTTTGGGGATGACAAAGATAATGAACGTGAACGTGAACGTGAGCGCGGGGAAACCTTTAGGCCCAGCCCAACCCTTAATGAGTTTCAGAAAATGTATGGTAAAGAGAAAATGTACGAATGTAAGGTGTGTGGGGAGACTTTCCTTCATAGCTCATCCCTGAAAGAACATCAGAAAATCCATACTAGAGGGAACCCGTTTGAAAATAAGGGTAAAATATGTGAGGAAACCTTTATTCCTGGTCAGTCCCTTAAAAGGCGTCAGAAGACTTACAATAAGGAGAAGCTCTATGACTTTACAGATGGCCGGGATGCCTTCATGCAAAGCTCAGAGCTCAGTGAGCATCAGAAAATTCATTCTCGAAAGAACCTCTTTGAAGGCAGAGGGTATGAGAAGTCTGTCATTCATAGTGGACCCTTCACTGAATCTCAGAAGAGTCATACTATAACACGACCTCCCGAAAGTGATGAGGACGAGAAGGCATTCACCATTAGCTCAAACCCCTATGAAAACCAGAAGATTCCCACTAAGGAAAATGTCTATGAGAGGAAATCATATGAGAGGTCTGTTATTCATAGCTTAGCCTCTGTGGAAGCTCAGAAAAGTCACAGTGTAGCGGGGCCCAGTAAACCAAAAGTAACAGCAGAGTCTGCCATTCAGAGCTTCGATGCTATCAACCATCAGAGAGTTCGTGCTGGAGGGAACACCTCTGAAGGAAGGGAATACAGTAGGTCTGTTATCCATAGCTTAGTGACTTCCAAACCTCCAAGAAGTTACAGTGGAAATGAATTGGTGGAATCTAATGAGAAGGGAGAATTCTCCATTTATGTCTCAGACCTTAATGATAAGCGACAGAAGATTCCTGCCAGAGAGAACCCTTGTGAAGGGAGCAGTAAGAATCACAACTATGAAGAGTCTGTCATACAGAGTGTATCCCATGCCAGACCTCAGAAAAGTGTTCCTGGAGAGGGATCTGGTGAATTTAAGAAGGATGGTGAATTCTCTGTTCCCACCTCAAATGTCCGTGAATACCAGAAGGCTcgtgctaaaaagaaatacattgagCATAGGAGCAATGAGACCTCTGTAATTCACTCTCTACCTTTTGGTGAACAAACATTTCGCCCTCGAGGGATGCTCTATGAATGTCAGGAGTGTGGGGAGTGCTTTGCGCATATCTCTGACCTCACTGAGCACCAGAAGATTCATGATAGAGAGAAGCCCTCTGGAAGCAGAAACTACGAATGGTCTGTCATTCGCAGCCTGGCCCCTACTGACCCTCAAACAAGTTATGCCCAAGAGCAGTATGCTAAAGAGCAAGCGTGGAACAAATTTAAGGAATTCAGACAATTTTTTGCTACCAGCAAAGACCCGAACACACACCAGAAAATCTATGACCAAGAGAAGTCTCATGGCGAGGAGTCTCAAGGTGAGAAGACCCGTGGGGAGGAGACCCACGGCGAGGAGACAATGGAAGACCCTGTCATTCAAGGCTCAGACATGGAAGACCCGCAGAAGGATGACCCATTCATAGATGACACAATCTATGAATGTGAGGACTGTGGCCTGGGCTTTGTGGATCTCACAGACCTCACAGACCATCAGAAAGTCCACAGCAGGAAGTGCCTGGTTGACAGTCGGGAGTACACACATTCTGTAATTCACACCCATTCCATCAGCGAGTATCAGAGAGATTACACTGGAGAGCAGCTGTATGAATGTCCAAAGTGTGGGGAATCTTTTATTCATAGCTCATTCCTTTTCGAGCATCAGAGAATCCATGAACAAGACCAGTTGTATTCCATGAAGGGGTGTGATGATGGTTTTATTGCCCTCTTGCCCATGAAGCCACGGAGGAATCGTGCCGCAGAGAGGAATCCTGCTCTTGCTGGGTCGGCCATTCGATGCCTTTTGTGTGGACAAGGCTTCATTCATAGCTCTGCCCTTAATGAGCATATGAGACTTCACAGGGAAGATGATTTACTGGAGCAGAGCCAGATGGCTGAGGAAGCTATCATTCCAGGCTTAGCCCTCACTGAGTTTCAGAGAAGTCAGACCGAAGAGAGACTCTTTGAATGTGCAGTCTGTGGAGAATCTTTCGTCAACCCAGCAGAACTTGCAGATCATGTAACTGTTCATAAGAATGAGCCTTATGAGTATGGGTCCTCCTATACTCACACCTCATTTCTTACTGAGCCCCTCAAAGGAGCTATACCATTCTATGAATGCAAGGATTGTGGTAAGTCCTTTATTCATAGCACAGTCCTCACTAAACATAAGGAGCTTCATCTGgaggaagaagatgatgatgatgatgaagcagcagctgcagcagcagcagcccaggAAGCTGAAGCCAATGTCCATGTTCCACAAGTAGTTCTGAGGATTCAGGGGTCAAATGTAGAGGCTGCTGAGCCAGAAGTGGAGGCTGCCGAGCCAGAAGTGGAGGCTGCTGAGCCAGAGGTGGAGGCGGCTGAGCCAAATGGAGAGGCTGAAGGCCCAGATGGAGAGGCTGCAGAGCCCAATGGAGAGGCTGAACAGCCGAATGGAGAGGCCGAGCAGCCAAATGGGGATGCCGATGAGCCAGATGGTGCAGGGATTGAAGACCCAGAAGAAAGAGCTGAAGAACCAGAGGGAAATGCTGAAGAGCCAGAGGGAGATGCCGACGAGCCTGACGGTGTGGGAATTGAAGACCCAGAAGAAGCTGAAGATCAAGAGATTCAGGTGGAAGAACCATACTATGATTGCCATGAATGCACAGAAACCTTCACTTCCAGCACAGCATTCGGCGAGCACCTGAAAACTCATGCCAGCATGATCATATTTGAGCCTGCAAATGCCTTTGGGGAGTGCTCAGGCTACATCGAACGTGCCAGCACCAGCACAGGTGGTGCCAATCAAGCTGATGAGAAGTACTTCAAATGTGACATCTGTGGGCAGCTCTTCAGTGACCGCCTGTCCCTGGCCAGACACCAGAATACCCACACTGGCTGA